The Blastocatellia bacterium genome includes a window with the following:
- a CDS encoding thiamine pyrophosphate-dependent dehydrogenase E1 component subunit alpha, which translates to MKRYPAYDPPEYVNWTPDPEVMKQFRQTIRRHPQRWEIIRQLSVRALLDLYRGLLRHRLHEIALFRWVKQGIISKAWLGTGEEAVTIGAVHALNRERFEGTEPYDYVLPMIRNGGACHEMGMPMSSIFKTYLGTGDSPSRGRDVHLGDVRYGVIPPISHIGDMVPVAAGIALGFKYKGQPRVALTWIGDGGTKTGAFHEGMCCAAAFHVPLIVIVQNNQIALGTRLEVHHKGDFMALHKAYGFEGAAMDGNNVLDVYAATKIAADHVRSGGRPYLLVAETFRMGGHATHDVSDARRIIPPEEFAYWGKRDPIGMYETYLIESHLDLAEAGDGLKGKKLAARNAAVLQRIEAEVEAEVEAACQEAQRSAIECPPNPDELLDAVYSNPPERTIYDIPIWEREPQ; encoded by the coding sequence ATGAAACGGTATCCGGCTTATGATCCACCCGAATACGTCAATTGGACGCCTGACCCGGAGGTGATGAAGCAGTTTCGCCAAACGATTCGGCGTCATCCTCAGCGGTGGGAAATCATTCGGCAATTGAGTGTCCGCGCCCTGCTCGATTTGTATCGTGGATTGCTGCGTCATCGGTTGCACGAGATTGCGCTGTTTCGCTGGGTGAAGCAGGGTATCATCAGTAAAGCGTGGCTCGGCACAGGCGAAGAAGCGGTGACCATCGGCGCGGTGCATGCGCTCAATCGCGAGCGATTTGAAGGCACTGAGCCCTACGATTATGTGCTCCCGATGATTCGTAACGGCGGCGCTTGTCATGAGATGGGCATGCCAATGTCTTCGATCTTCAAGACCTATCTGGGCACGGGTGATTCGCCTTCGCGTGGGCGGGACGTGCATCTGGGCGATGTGCGCTACGGCGTCATCCCACCGATCAGTCACATTGGCGATATGGTGCCGGTGGCCGCTGGCATTGCGCTCGGCTTCAAATACAAAGGGCAACCGCGCGTGGCGCTGACTTGGATTGGCGACGGCGGCACGAAGACAGGCGCGTTTCACGAAGGCATGTGTTGCGCAGCGGCTTTTCATGTGCCGTTGATTGTGATTGTGCAGAATAATCAGATTGCTCTTGGCACACGTCTGGAAGTTCATCACAAAGGCGATTTCATGGCGCTGCACAAAGCGTATGGCTTCGAGGGCGCGGCGATGGATGGCAATAACGTGTTGGATGTCTATGCCGCCACCAAGATTGCTGCCGATCATGTGCGCAGCGGTGGTCGTCCCTACCTGCTGGTGGCCGAAACGTTCCGCATGGGCGGCCATGCCACGCACGATGTGAGCGACGCGCGACGTATCATTCCGCCGGAGGAGTTTGCCTACTGGGGTAAGCGAGACCCTATCGGCATGTACGAAACTTACCTGATCGAAAGCCACCTGGATTTGGCCGAGGCGGGCGACGGACTCAAAGGTAAGAAGCTGGCGGCGCGGAATGCTGCCGTGTTACAGCGGATCGAAGCCGAAGTCGAAGCCGAAGTTGAAGCCGCCTGCCAAGAAGCGCAACGCAGCGCGATTGAATGCCCGCCCAATCCGGATGAGTTGCTCGACGCGGTCTATAGCAATCCGCCGGAGCGAACTATCTACGACATCCCCATCTGGGAGCGCGAACCGCAGTGA